GTGATGGTCTGTGCTAGTGGCCACCTCTGTATAGTGACGGTCTGTGCTAGTGGCCACCTCTGTATAGTGACGGTCTGTGCTATTGGTCACCTCTGTATAGTGATGGTCTGTGCTAGTGGCCACCTCTGTATAGTGACGGTCTGTGCTAGTGGCCACCTCTGTATAGTGACGGTCTGTGCTAGTGGTCACCTCTGTATAGTGACGGTCTGTGCTATTGGTCACCTCTGTATAGTGATGGTCTGTGCTAGTGGCCACCTCTGTATAGTGACGGTCTGTGCTAGTGGCCACCTCTGTATAGTGACGGTCTGTGCTAGTGGTCACCTCTGTATAGTGACGGTCTGTGCTAGTGGTCACCTCTGTATAGTGACGGTCTGTGCTAGTGGCCACCTCTGTATAGTGACGGTCTGTGCTAGTGGCCACCTCTGTATAGTGACGGTCTGTGCTAGTGGCCACCTCTGTATAGTGACGGTCTGTGCTATTGGTCACCTCTGTATAGTGATGGTCTGTGCTAGTGGCCACCTCTGTATAGTGACGGTCTGTGCTAGTGGCCACCTCTGTATAGCGACGGTCTGTGCTAGTGGTCACCTCTGTATAGTGACGGTCTGTGCTAGTGGCCACCTCTGTATAGTGACGGTCTGTGCTAGTGGCCACCTCTGTATAGTGACGGTCTGTGCTAGTGGCCACCTCTGTATAGTGACGGTCTGTGCTAGTGGCCACCTCTGTATAGTGACGGTCTGTGCCAGTGGCCACCTCTGTATAGCGACGGTCTGTGCTAGTGGTCACCTCTGTATAGTGACGGTCTGTGCTAGTGGCCACCTCTGTATAGTGACGGTCTGTGCTAGTGGCCACCTCTGTATAGTGACGGTCTGTGCTAGTGGCCACCTCTGTATAGTGACGGTCTGTGCTATTGGTCACCTCTGTATAGTGATGGTCTGTGCTAGTGGCCACCTCTGTATAGTGACGGTCTGTGCTAGTGGCCACCTCTGTATAGTGACGGTCTGTGCTAGTGGTCACCTCTGTATAGTGACGGTCTGTGCTAGTGGTCACCTCTGTATAGTGATGGTCTGTGCTAGTGGCCACCTCTGTATAGTGATGGTCTGTGCTAGTGGCCACCTCTGTATAGCGACGGTCTGTGCCAGTGGCCACCTCTGTATAGTGACGGTCTGTGCTAGTGGCCACCTCTGTATAGTGACGGTCTGTGCTAGTGGTCACCTCTGTATAGTGATGGTCTGTGCTAGTGGCCACCTCTGTATAGTGACGGTCTGTGCTAGTGGTCACCTCTGTATAGCGACGGTCTGTACCAGTGGCCACCTCTGTATAGTGATGGTCTGTGCTAGTGGCCACCTCTGTATAGCGACGGTCTGTGCCAGTGGCCACCTCTGTATAGCGACGGTCTGTATCAGTTGTCACCTCTTTAGAGCGAGAACCTGAATAATCGATCGCATTTGAATCCCTCTTGAGGGCTATTAAGCCCTCCTCAATAGCTTAATTACCACCTAGCAAGTAAACTTTAGCTCTGGCCATAGTCCAGGACTATGTATACTCTCAGAGTATACTCCCTGAGAAGTGGGAGTATATATACCATTAAGAATATCGCGGGGATATTAAGAATTAGccgttggtaaatcaggatgatttcccggttgcaattcttttaccatgtcgtagctcagtcgattaaggcagcgtctgggatcctctcggacgtaggttcgaaccctcgtcacggcccttgtggattggttCATCGCAGGGGTGTTTCCCTACCGTTGTGGTCACCCAGGAATAGCGAAACTCTCTTCAGGCGACGCCTCAGCGCTGGTGAGAGCCGGCTCGACATCGAAGTGTACCAAGAATCTTCAGAAATCCTTCGAACTCCGCCAGATTATCTTCAGATCTTCCCTTGTCTTACCGGT
The DNA window shown above is from Procambarus clarkii isolate CNS0578487 chromosome 82, FALCON_Pclarkii_2.0, whole genome shotgun sequence and carries:
- the LOC138358109 gene encoding uncharacterized protein → MCIHADAVSMCIHADAVSMCIHAVSLTPNDHISEVDKVTNNKNCFQWGLIALKRDSNAIDYSGSRSKEVTTDTDRRYTEVATGTDRRYTEVATSTDHHYTEVATGTDRRYTEVTTSTDRHYTEVATSTDHHYTEVTTSTDRHYTEVATSTDRHYTEVATGTDRRYTEVATSTDHHYTEVATSTDHHYTEVTTSTDRHYTEVTTSTDRHYTEVATSTDRHYTEVATSTDHHYTEVTNSTDRHYTEVATSTDRHYTEVATSTDRHYTEVATSTDRHYTEVTTSTDRRYTEVATGTDRHYTEVATSTDRHYTEVATSTDRHYTEVATSTDRHYTEVATSTDRHYTEVTTSTDRRYTEVATSTDRHYTEVATSTDHHYTEVTNSTDRHYTEVATSTDRHYTEVATSTDRHYTEVATSTDRHYTEVTTSTDRHYTEVTTSTDRHYTEVATSTDRHYTEVATSTDHHYTEVTNSTDRHYTEVTTSTDRHYTEVATSTDRHYTEVATSTDHHYTEVTNSTDRHYTEVATSTDRHYTEVATSTDHHYTEVTNSTDRHYTEVATSTDRHYTEVATSTDRHYTEVATSTDRHYTEVTTSTDRRYTEVAANSDL